A window from Manduca sexta isolate Smith_Timp_Sample1 chromosome 24, JHU_Msex_v1.0, whole genome shotgun sequence encodes these proteins:
- the LOC115440590 gene encoding uncharacterized protein LOC115440590 isoform X1, protein MTNALGVCLLAVSLFCCTNLSYARQVPKECSKGPEVWCQSLKRGADCGAVGHCIGTVWEKQDHTVSTNKVSAKFIRLFRQLKDVKDLLNEDYLASRVSSECHDVPYPAISKICTENTKSLEKYLYHVLKSDTTAETMCQIIGMCNNMKLDNILALNNKKTPAPPKHKGHLLGASRCTWGPSYWCSNFSTGRECSATHHCVSRVWSNMTFPEDTDSICQICTDMVKQARDQLQSNETQEELKEVFEGSCKLIPIKVVSKECIKMADDFVPELVETLASQMNPQAVCSVAGLCNNARIDTLLEGYNTQLELRTGCNNCQRTVGGLRKKFDATSYEDFLVGLLQVCRNMDSLSDSCSMLVFKYYENILEGVRKDLRPQSICHVSGQCNHKFHSHDLYTFPEVEVSATDDVPCELCEQLVKHLRDVLVANTTELEFYKVLKGLCKQTGKFADECLHLAEQYYPVIYQFLVSDLKADKICQMMGVCGKNVTNVPIAPLIPRELAVKAYPTDQLIGAEEAKIARVPVSKEPSPPSSAVPPLPIERMYVSVPQGRVSCSFCQYFLHYLQVELSDTHTEDEVTRTVQHACDVLPKSVGAECKQFVSQYGPAVIALLVQEIDPASVCPALGMCPQTQEVRHVAINAEKSNCPLCLFAVEQLDAMLKNNRSEENIRKALDGLCTHLSAKLRTECVDFVDTYTKQLVEMLVANMDAQEICVYLKLCKNDVHDPLKITRHSQNIDKFHDKPELRADRNNFRRKPMLPKHMLEGHSDIETNEIPDGTVNGRPVHRKQSANSVCIMCEFVMKEINDEIKDKHNEDEIKKLVHGICHRMPKSVQGQCDQFVEKYADLVIALLAQELDPSEVCEELKLCKPDQTNPNFDTVKAEEILDCAVCETVVMAVKKVLSNKKVDDNIVHIIEKSCALLPAKYNDRCHTMMEIYGDSVIHLIEDFGVKGVCQKIGLCGASETAYVHMYRGKRN, encoded by the exons ATGACAAACGCGTTAGGTGTTTGTCTGCTCGCTGTATCGCTCTTTTGTTGTACAA ATTTGTCGTATGCGCGACAAGTGCCGAAGGAATGCTCTAAAGGACCCGAAGTATGGTGTCAAAGTTTAAA GCGCGGCGCTGACTGCGGGGCCGTGGGCCACTGCATCGGCACAGTATGGGAGAAACAGGACCACACCGTGTCCACCAACAAGGTCTCGGCCAAGTTCATACGCCTGTTCCGACAGCTGAAGGATGTTAAGGACCTTCTTAATGAG GATTACCTAGCATCGCGCGTAAGCTCCGAGTGTCACGATGTCCCGTACCCTGCCATCAGCAAGATATGCACGGAGAACACGAAGAGCCTCGAAAAGTACTTGTACCATGTGCTTAAATCAGATACCACCGCCGAAACTATGTGCCAGATTATCGGCATGTGTAACAACATGAAATTGGACAATATCTTGGCTCTTAAT AATAAAAAGACACCTGCACCTCCCAAACATAAAG gtcaCCTACTAGGAGCGTCGCGTTGCACATGGGGCCCGTCATATTGGTGCAGCAACTTCAG TACCGGCCGGGAATGCTCAGCGACCCACCACTGCGTGTCGAGGGTCTGGTCCAACATGACCTTCCCCGAGGACACTGACAGCATCTGCCAAATCTGCACAGACATGGTGAAACAGGCGCGTGACCAACTGCAAAGCAATGAGACTCAG GAGGAACTGAAAGAAGTGTTCGAGGGTTCGTGCAAGCTGATACCAATTAAGGTGGTGTCGAAGGAGTGCATCAAGATGGCGGACGACTTCGTGCCGGAGCTGGTGGAGACGCTCGCGTCGCAGATGAACCCGCAGGCGGTTTGCTCCGTCGCCGGCCTCTGTAACAACGCCAGGATCGATACCTTGTTGGAGGGATAC AACACTCAGTTGGAGTTGAGAACGGGTTGCAACAATTGCCAGAGGACCGTCGGCGGGCTCAGAAAGAAGTTCGACGCCACCAGCTATGAAGACTTCTTAGTTGGACTACtgcag GTGTGCCGCAACATGGACTCTCTGTCGGACTCGTGTTCGATGCTAGTGTTCAAGTACTACGAGAACATCCTGGAAGGTGTTCGCAAGGACCTGCGGCCGCAGAGCATCTGCCACGTCAGCGGACAGTGCAACCACAAGTTCCACTCACATGATCTGTATACATTCCCCGAAGTCGAAGTGTCTGCTACCGA tgaCGTGCCGTGCGAACTGTGCGAGCAGCTCGTGAAACACTTGCGTGATGTGTTGGTCGCGAACACAACTGAACTGGAATTCTACAAAGTATTGAAAG GTCTTTGCAAGCAAACCGGCAAGTTCGCCGATGAATGTCTCCACCTAGCGGAGCAATACTACCCGGTTATATACCAGTTCCTCGTATCGGACCTCAAGGCCGACAAGATCTGCCAGATGATGGGCGTGTGCGGCAAAAACGTGACCAACGTACCCATAGCGCCGCTCATCCCCAGGGAACTCGCTGTCAAGGCTTACCCCACTGATCAACTCATTGGAGCTGAAGAGGCGAAG ATCGCTCGCGTGCCGGTGTCGAAGGAGCCGTCCCCCCCGTCCTCGGCCGTGCCGCCGCTGCCCATCGAGCGCATGTACGTGTCGGTGCCGCAGGGCCGCGTGTCCTGCTCCTTCTGCCAGTACTTCCTGCACTACCTGCAGGTTGAGCTCAGCGACACGCACACTgag GACGAGGTGACCCGCACAGTGCAGCACGCGTGCGACGTGTTGCCCAAGAGTGTGGGCGCGGAGTGCAAGCAGTTCGTGTCGCAGTACGGACCCGCTGTCATCGCGCTGCTCGTGCAGGAGATCGACCCCGCAAGC GTATGCCCGGCTCTAGGAATGTGTCCTCAGACCCAGGAAGTACGTCACGTGGCCATCAACGCGGAGAAATCCAACTGCCCGCTGTGCTTGTTCGCTGTGGAACAACTCGACGCCATGCTCAAAAACAATCGTAGCGAG GAAAACATCCGCAAAGCCCTCGACGGCCTGTGCACGCATCTCTCAGCCAAACTGCGAACAGAGTGCGTCGACTTCGTGGACACCTACACCAAGCAACTGGTCGAGATGTTAGTCGCCAACATGGATGCTCAAGAGATCTGCGTGTACTTGAAGCTTTGTAAGAACGATGTACACGACCCGTTGAAGATCACTCGTCATAGCCAAAATATCGACAAGTTCCACGATAAGCCAGAGTTGAGGGCTGACAGGAACAACTTCAGACGCAAGCCGATGTTGCCAAAACACATGCTAGAGGGTCACAGTGATATCG AAACGAACGAGATCCCCGACGGCACCGTGAACGGCCGCCCCGTGCATCGCAAACAGTCCGCCAACTCCGTCTGCATCATGTGCGAGTTCGTCATGAAGGAGATCAACGACGAGATCAAGGACAAACATAACGAG GATGAGATCAAGAAATTAGTGCACGGCATATGCCACCGCATGCCGAAATCTGTCCAAGGCCAATGCGACCAGTTCGTGGAGAAGTATGCCGACCTGGTGATCGCGCTGCTCGCCCAAGAGCTGGACCCCAGCGAGGTCTGCGAGGAGCTCAAACTGTGCAAGCCGGACCAGACTAACCCGAACTTCGATACCGTTAAAG CAGAAGAGATCTTGGACTGCGCGGTGTGCGAGACGGTGGTGATGGCCGTCAAGAAGGTGCTCAGCAACAAGAAGGTCGACGACAACATCGTGCACATCATCGAGAAGTCATGCGCCCTGCTGCCCGCCAAGTACAACGACCGT TGTCACACAATGATGGAGATCTACGGCGACAGCGTGATCCACCTGATCGAAGACTTCGGTGTGAAGGGCGTCTGCCAGAAGATCGGGCTCTGTGGCGCGAGCGAAACCGCGTACGTGCACATGTACAGAGGCAAGAGGAACTGA
- the LOC115440590 gene encoding uncharacterized protein LOC115440590 isoform X2, translated as MTNALGVCLLAVSLFCCTNLSYARQVPKECSKGPEVWCQSLKRGADCGAVGHCIGTVWEKQDHTVSTNKVSAKFIRLFRQLKDVKDLLNEDYLASRVSSECHDVPYPAISKICTENTKSLEKYLYHVLKSDTTAETMCQIIGMCNNMKLDNILALNNKKTPAPPKHKGHLLGASRCTWGPSYWCSNFSTGRECSATHHCVSRVWSNMTFPEDTDSICQICTDMVKQARDQLQSNETQEELKEVFEGSCKLIPIKVVSKECIKMADDFVPELVETLASQMNPQAVCSVAGLCNNARIDTLLEGYNTQLELRTGCNNCQRTVGGLRKKFDATSYEDFLVGLLQVCRNMDSLSDSCSMLVFKYYENILEGVRKDLRPQSICHVSGQCNHKFHSHDLYTFPEVEVSATDDVPCELCEQLVKHLRDVLVANTTELEFYKVLKGLCKQTGKFADECLHLAEQYYPVIYQFLVSDLKADKICQMMGVCGKNVTNVPIAPLIPRELAVKAYPTDQLIGAEEAKIARVPVSKEPSPPSSAVPPLPIERMYVSVPQGRVSCSFCQYFLHYLQVELSDTHTEDEVTRTVQHACDVLPKSVGAECKQFVSQYGPAVIALLVQEIDPASVCPALGMCPQTQEVRHVAINAEKSNCPLCLFAVEQLDAMLKNNRSEENIRKALDGLCTHLSAKLRTECVDFVDTYTKQLVEMLVANMDAQEICVYLKLCKNDVHDPLKITRHSQNIDKFHDKPELRADRNNFRRKPMLPKHMLEGHSDIETNEIPDGTVNGRPVHRKQSANSVCIMCEFVMKEINDEIKDKHNEDEIKKLVHGICHRMPKSVQGQCDQFVEKYADLVIALLAQELDPSEVCEELKLCKPDQTNPNFDTVKEEILDCAVCETVVMAVKKVLSNKKVDDNIVHIIEKSCALLPAKYNDRCHTMMEIYGDSVIHLIEDFGVKGVCQKIGLCGASETAYVHMYRGKRN; from the exons ATGACAAACGCGTTAGGTGTTTGTCTGCTCGCTGTATCGCTCTTTTGTTGTACAA ATTTGTCGTATGCGCGACAAGTGCCGAAGGAATGCTCTAAAGGACCCGAAGTATGGTGTCAAAGTTTAAA GCGCGGCGCTGACTGCGGGGCCGTGGGCCACTGCATCGGCACAGTATGGGAGAAACAGGACCACACCGTGTCCACCAACAAGGTCTCGGCCAAGTTCATACGCCTGTTCCGACAGCTGAAGGATGTTAAGGACCTTCTTAATGAG GATTACCTAGCATCGCGCGTAAGCTCCGAGTGTCACGATGTCCCGTACCCTGCCATCAGCAAGATATGCACGGAGAACACGAAGAGCCTCGAAAAGTACTTGTACCATGTGCTTAAATCAGATACCACCGCCGAAACTATGTGCCAGATTATCGGCATGTGTAACAACATGAAATTGGACAATATCTTGGCTCTTAAT AATAAAAAGACACCTGCACCTCCCAAACATAAAG gtcaCCTACTAGGAGCGTCGCGTTGCACATGGGGCCCGTCATATTGGTGCAGCAACTTCAG TACCGGCCGGGAATGCTCAGCGACCCACCACTGCGTGTCGAGGGTCTGGTCCAACATGACCTTCCCCGAGGACACTGACAGCATCTGCCAAATCTGCACAGACATGGTGAAACAGGCGCGTGACCAACTGCAAAGCAATGAGACTCAG GAGGAACTGAAAGAAGTGTTCGAGGGTTCGTGCAAGCTGATACCAATTAAGGTGGTGTCGAAGGAGTGCATCAAGATGGCGGACGACTTCGTGCCGGAGCTGGTGGAGACGCTCGCGTCGCAGATGAACCCGCAGGCGGTTTGCTCCGTCGCCGGCCTCTGTAACAACGCCAGGATCGATACCTTGTTGGAGGGATAC AACACTCAGTTGGAGTTGAGAACGGGTTGCAACAATTGCCAGAGGACCGTCGGCGGGCTCAGAAAGAAGTTCGACGCCACCAGCTATGAAGACTTCTTAGTTGGACTACtgcag GTGTGCCGCAACATGGACTCTCTGTCGGACTCGTGTTCGATGCTAGTGTTCAAGTACTACGAGAACATCCTGGAAGGTGTTCGCAAGGACCTGCGGCCGCAGAGCATCTGCCACGTCAGCGGACAGTGCAACCACAAGTTCCACTCACATGATCTGTATACATTCCCCGAAGTCGAAGTGTCTGCTACCGA tgaCGTGCCGTGCGAACTGTGCGAGCAGCTCGTGAAACACTTGCGTGATGTGTTGGTCGCGAACACAACTGAACTGGAATTCTACAAAGTATTGAAAG GTCTTTGCAAGCAAACCGGCAAGTTCGCCGATGAATGTCTCCACCTAGCGGAGCAATACTACCCGGTTATATACCAGTTCCTCGTATCGGACCTCAAGGCCGACAAGATCTGCCAGATGATGGGCGTGTGCGGCAAAAACGTGACCAACGTACCCATAGCGCCGCTCATCCCCAGGGAACTCGCTGTCAAGGCTTACCCCACTGATCAACTCATTGGAGCTGAAGAGGCGAAG ATCGCTCGCGTGCCGGTGTCGAAGGAGCCGTCCCCCCCGTCCTCGGCCGTGCCGCCGCTGCCCATCGAGCGCATGTACGTGTCGGTGCCGCAGGGCCGCGTGTCCTGCTCCTTCTGCCAGTACTTCCTGCACTACCTGCAGGTTGAGCTCAGCGACACGCACACTgag GACGAGGTGACCCGCACAGTGCAGCACGCGTGCGACGTGTTGCCCAAGAGTGTGGGCGCGGAGTGCAAGCAGTTCGTGTCGCAGTACGGACCCGCTGTCATCGCGCTGCTCGTGCAGGAGATCGACCCCGCAAGC GTATGCCCGGCTCTAGGAATGTGTCCTCAGACCCAGGAAGTACGTCACGTGGCCATCAACGCGGAGAAATCCAACTGCCCGCTGTGCTTGTTCGCTGTGGAACAACTCGACGCCATGCTCAAAAACAATCGTAGCGAG GAAAACATCCGCAAAGCCCTCGACGGCCTGTGCACGCATCTCTCAGCCAAACTGCGAACAGAGTGCGTCGACTTCGTGGACACCTACACCAAGCAACTGGTCGAGATGTTAGTCGCCAACATGGATGCTCAAGAGATCTGCGTGTACTTGAAGCTTTGTAAGAACGATGTACACGACCCGTTGAAGATCACTCGTCATAGCCAAAATATCGACAAGTTCCACGATAAGCCAGAGTTGAGGGCTGACAGGAACAACTTCAGACGCAAGCCGATGTTGCCAAAACACATGCTAGAGGGTCACAGTGATATCG AAACGAACGAGATCCCCGACGGCACCGTGAACGGCCGCCCCGTGCATCGCAAACAGTCCGCCAACTCCGTCTGCATCATGTGCGAGTTCGTCATGAAGGAGATCAACGACGAGATCAAGGACAAACATAACGAG GATGAGATCAAGAAATTAGTGCACGGCATATGCCACCGCATGCCGAAATCTGTCCAAGGCCAATGCGACCAGTTCGTGGAGAAGTATGCCGACCTGGTGATCGCGCTGCTCGCCCAAGAGCTGGACCCCAGCGAGGTCTGCGAGGAGCTCAAACTGTGCAAGCCGGACCAGACTAACCCGAACTTCGATACCGTTAAAG AAGAGATCTTGGACTGCGCGGTGTGCGAGACGGTGGTGATGGCCGTCAAGAAGGTGCTCAGCAACAAGAAGGTCGACGACAACATCGTGCACATCATCGAGAAGTCATGCGCCCTGCTGCCCGCCAAGTACAACGACCGT TGTCACACAATGATGGAGATCTACGGCGACAGCGTGATCCACCTGATCGAAGACTTCGGTGTGAAGGGCGTCTGCCAGAAGATCGGGCTCTGTGGCGCGAGCGAAACCGCGTACGTGCACATGTACAGAGGCAAGAGGAACTGA